In Aquipuribacter hungaricus, the sequence CTGCGGCAGATGGCCCGCCAGGAGGACGTGTGAGGGCGCCGCTGCGCCGCCGGGTCGCCCTCGCCGCGGCCGCCCTCGTCGTGTTCGTCTGCTCGACCGCCCCCGTGTACTGGATGGTCACGACATCGTTCCAGCGGGGCACCGACATCACCGCGCCGACCCCGACGTTCCACCCCTTCGGGGGGACGCTCGCCAACTACGCCAAGGTCGTCGAGCGCGGCTTCTTCCCCCAGGCCCTGCTCAACAGCCTCGTCGTCACGCTGTCGACCGTCGTGCTCGCCCTGCTGCTGGCGGTGCTCGCCGCCGTGGCCGTCGCCCGGTTCCGCTTCCGGGGGCGGGCGGGCTTCGTCGTCACCGTGCTCGTCGTGCAGATGATCCCGCCCGAGGCGCTGGTCATCTCGCTGTTCGGCGTGCTCGACGGCTGGCAGCTGGTCAACACGGTCCTGGGCCTCGTGCTGGTCTACCTCGTCTTCGTGCTGCCCTTCACGATCTGGACGCTGCGGGGCTTCGTCGCCGGCGTCCCCGTCGAGCTGGAGGAGGCGGCGATGATCGACGGCTGCAGCCGGGCCTCGGCGTTCCGGCGCATCACGTTCCCCCTCATGGCACCGGGCCTGGTCGCCACCGGGGTGTTCGCGTTCATCCAGGCGTGGAACGAGTTCGTCTTCGCCCTCGTCATCATGAACCGGCCTGACAGCCAGACCCTGCCGGTGTGGCTGCAGGCGTTCAACGCCGGTGCGCGCGGCACCGACTGGGGCGGCGTCATGGCGGGGTCCACGCTGATGGCCGTGCCCGTCGTCGTGTTCTTCCTGCTCGTGCAGACCCGCCTCACCCGGGGCCTGGCCGACGGGGCGGTGAAGGGGTGAGCGCCTCTCCCGACGACCTGCGGCGCCTCGGCCTGGGCGTGGTCATGGGCTGCTTCGCCGGACCCGACCTGCCGGGCTGGGTGCAGGACGACCTGCGGCACGGGCTCGGCTCGCTGTGCCTGTTCGGCTCCAACCTCGACGGCGACGACGCCACGGCCGCGGCGCTCGTCGCCCGGGTGCACGCGCTCGCCCCGGCGTGCCTGGTCGCCCTGGACGAGGAGGGCGGCGACGTCACGCGCCTGGACTTCGGGCGCGGGTCGCGGACCGTGGGCGCGGCGGTCCTCGGGGCGGGTGACGACGTCGTCGTCACCCGGCAGGTCACGGCCGACCTGGGACGGCGGCTCGCGCGGGTGGGCGTCGACCTCGACCTCGCGCCCGTCCTCGACGTCAACAGCGCCCCGGACAACCCGGTGATCGGCAGCCGCAGCTACGGCGCCGACCCGGACC encodes:
- a CDS encoding carbohydrate ABC transporter permease, producing the protein MRAPLRRRVALAAAALVVFVCSTAPVYWMVTTSFQRGTDITAPTPTFHPFGGTLANYAKVVERGFFPQALLNSLVVTLSTVVLALLLAVLAAVAVARFRFRGRAGFVVTVLVVQMIPPEALVISLFGVLDGWQLVNTVLGLVLVYLVFVLPFTIWTLRGFVAGVPVELEEAAMIDGCSRASAFRRITFPLMAPGLVATGVFAFIQAWNEFVFALVIMNRPDSQTLPVWLQAFNAGARGTDWGGVMAGSTLMAVPVVVFFLLVQTRLTRGLADGAVKG